One Brassica napus cultivar Da-Ae chromosome C2, Da-Ae, whole genome shotgun sequence DNA window includes the following coding sequences:
- the LOC106378495 gene encoding glutathione S-transferase T3-like, translating to MFSCSGGSPRRRRIPLSLEILESKGSIWSGGGSRQRRGRSLSKALRESLRDQLPFDMLSVKRAWEGSSVRSLDKGIRSITVKEVFHSLPAEHKERRTWTVTEDIVLISAWLNTSKDPVVGNEQRGDSFWISVATYFSASPKVAESDKRGRTNCKQRWHKLNEAVCKFCGAYEAATREKSNDMNDNDVLKLAHDIYFNNHKKKFTLEHAWNSLRNDQKWCQLSTEKNDSSSKRRKFVDGSHSVSSQMNENDAAVDGDEGRPLGVKAEKRRGKKAVVEGKEREDFDHMWELKKEDLILKQSLSKMNLLSQLVARQGDLDDAEEVLKKKLIEALVSAGI from the exons atgttttcttgtagtggtggGTCTCCTCGACGGCGAAGGATCCCTTTGTCTCTGGAGATACTTGAATCGAAAG gTTCGATTTGGTCTGGCGGTGGCTCTCGTCAACGGCGAGGGAGGTCTCTGTCGAAGGCACTCCGCGAATCGCTCAG GGATCAACTCCCGTTTGATATGTTAAGTGTAAAGAGAGCTTGGGAAGGTTCATCAGTACGGTCATTGGACAAAGGAATACGCAGCATCACGG TCAAGGAAGTGTTTCACTCTCTTCCAGCTGAGCATAAGGAACGAAGGACGTGGACGGTCACAGAAGATATAGTGCTTATTAGCGCGTGGTTGAACACGAGCAAAGATCCGGTTGTAGGTAATGAGCAAAGGGGAGACTCTTTCTGGATAAGTGTAGCAACATACTTCTCGGCTAGTCCCAAAGTTGCCGAGAGTGATAAAAGAGGGCGTACTAATTGCAAGCAACGTTGGCACAAGCTGAATGAAGCAGTTTGCAAGTTTTGTGGGGCGTATGAAGCAGCAACCCGAGAGAAAAGCAATGATATGAATGATAATGATGTTCTCAAATTAGCCCACGACATCTACTTCAACAACCATAAAAAGAAGTTCACACTTGAACATGCTTGGAACTCTCTTCGCAATGACCAGAAGTGGTGTCAACTCTCTACAGAGAAAAATGATAGCAGTTCCAAAAGGAGGAAGTTTGTGGATGGTTCACATTCTGTAAGCTCTCAGATGAATGAAAATGATGCTGCTGTAGATGGTGATGAAGGTCGTCCCTTGGGTGTTAAGGCGGAAAAAAGGCGTGGGAAGAAGGCGGTCGTTGAGGGGAAGGAGCGGGAAGATTTTGATCATATGTGGGAACTGAAGAAGGAGGATTTGATCCTGAAGCAATCGCTCTCGAAGATGAACCTACTTTCCCAACTTGTTGCAAGACAAGGAGACCTAGATGATGCAGAAGAAGttctgaagaagaagctcatAGAAGCGTTGGTGTCTGCAGGGATCTAA